Proteins from a single region of Rana temporaria chromosome 5, aRanTem1.1, whole genome shotgun sequence:
- the LOC120939764 gene encoding uncharacterized transmembrane protein DDB_G0289901-like, with the protein MRRFGPCLALVAISLDLAISLQCYVCKDQTERNNCWGVKNCLPGQNACYSTRYQRESDGKNVFTRDCIQGCQDSNSLAQGMKHVTFCCVNSFCNTMEELPTSAGNNSNGFVTSSASGSAGGSASGSAGGPASGSASGSASGSASGSASGPASGSAGGPASGSAGGSASGLAAGSASGLAGSLPSGSASGPASGSVINSATHSTIYSSTSSSGNHSSNYSSSSSNSAASGTVLGNSGTNLMNNTSASHTSNTTTTNTINGSHSGSANIVHSSGTSGSSAGSPIVVYSSGTSGSSAGSSNTGYSSGTSGSSAGSSHVVYNSGTSGSSAGSSNVIYNSGTSGSSGSPNVYNSGSPGSIKGVYNSGTFGSSSGSSNVINNTGRPGFFGSSNVGNRPATFGSSSGSSNVAYNPGAFGSPSGSSNVAYNPGAFGSPSGSSNVAYNPGTFGSSGSSNVAYNPGTYGSSAGSSNIAYNPVKSGSSAGSSNAMYNSGPYGSSNVAYNNPGTYGSSAGSSNVAYNPGTFGSSAGSSNVAYNPGTSGSSSSGGSNPHMSGSFYNTFLAKAPSSHSGIKSTNS; encoded by the exons CGATCTCCCTGCAATGTTACGTCTGCAAAGATCAAACCGAGAGGAATAACTGCTGGGGGGTGAAGAACTGTCTGCCGGGGCAGAACGCCTGTTATAGCACCCGGTACCAACGGGAGTCTG ATGGAAAGAATGTGTTTACAAGAGACTGCATCCAGGGCTGCCAAGATAGCAACTCGCTCGCCCAAGGCATGAAACATGTCACATTCTGCTGCGTCAACAGCTTCTGCAACACTATGGAAGAACTGCCAACTTCTGCTGGCAATAATAGCAATGGCTTTGTCACTAGTTCGGCCAGTGGTTCCGCCGGCGGTTCAGCCAGTGGTTCGGCTGGTGGTCCAGCCAGTGGTTCAGCAAGCGGTTCAGCCAGTGGTTCAGCCAGTGGTTCAGCTAGTGGTCCTGCCAGTGGTTCGGCTGGTGGTCCTGCCAGTGGTTCGGCTGGTGGTTCAGCAAGTGGTTTAGCCGCCGGTTCAGCCAGCGGTTTGGCCGGCAGTTTACCCAGCGGTTCAGCCAGCGGTCCAGCTAGCGGCTCTGTCATCAACTCCGCTACTCACTCAACTATCTACTCATCCACCAGTTCTTCTGGAAACCATTCCAGCAATTACTCCTCCAGCTCCAGTAATTCGGCAGCCAGCGGTACTGTTCTTGGGAATTCAGGCACTAACCTAATGAATAATACTTCTGCTAGCCATACCagtaacaccaccaccaccaacaccatCAATGGTTCTCACTCTGGTTCCGCTAACATTGTTCACAGCTCTGGCACATCTGGGTCCTCTGCTGGTTCCCCCATCGTAGTTTATAGCTCTGGCACATCTGGATCCTCTGCTGGTTCCTCCAACACTGGCTATAGCTCTGGCACATCTGGATCCTCTGCTGGTTCCTCCCATGTTGTTTATAACTCTGGCACATCTGGATCCTCTGCTGGTTCCTCCAATGTAATTTATAACTCTGGCACATCGGGGTCCTCTGGTTCCCCTAATGTTTACAACTCGGGCTCACCAGGCTCCATTAAGGGTGTTTATAATTCTGGCACATTTGGATCCTCTTCTGGTTCCTCCAATGTCATTAATAACACTGGCAGACCTGGTTTCTTTGGCTCCTCGAATGTTGGTAATAGACCTGCCACATTTGGGTCTTCTTCTGGTTCTTCCAATGTTGCTTATAACCCTGGCGCATTTGGGTCTCCTTCTGGTTCCTCCAATGTTGCTTATAACCCTGGCGCATTTGGGTCTCCTTCTGGTTCCTCCAATGTTGCTTATAACCCTGGCACATTTGGGTCTTCTGGTTCTTCCAATGTTGCTTATAACCCTGGCACATATGGGTCTTCTGCTGGTTCCTCCAACATTGCTTATAACCCTGTCAAATCCGGGTCCTCTGCTGGTTCCTCTAACGCCATGTATAATTCTGGCCCATATGGTTCCTCCAACGTTGCTTATAATAATCCTGGCACATATGGGTCTTCTGCTGGTTCCTCCAATGTTGCTTATAACCCTGGAACATTTGGGTCTTCTGCTGGTTCCTCCAACGTTGCTTATAACCCTGGCACATCTGGGTCCTCTTCCTCTGGTGGCTCCAACCCACATATGAGTGGCTCCTTCTATAATACTTTCTTAGCCAAGGCTCCTTCCAGTCACTCTGGTATCAAGTCTACTAACTCATAA